The following are encoded together in the Rhineura floridana isolate rRhiFlo1 chromosome 21, rRhiFlo1.hap2, whole genome shotgun sequence genome:
- the FZD9 gene encoding frizzled-9: MAAPALPAGLLLLLVAAGGWALELLGGGGGAYEAAAGSERGGGGRCQVIAIPMCQGIGYNLTRMPNLLGHEHQGEAALKLHEFAPLVAYGCHGHLRFFLCSLYAPMCTEQVSGSIPACRPMCEQARQRCAPIMERFHFGWPEALDCARLPTKHDPQALCMEAPENATGAGTPEPPRGQGMLPVAPRPARPHAEAAAEGRLGAAGPCPNPDKFQFVAKSASCAPRCSPGVDVYWARRDKDFAFIWMAVWATLCFASTAFTVLTFLLEPQRFQYPERPIIFLSMCYNVYSVAFLIRSVAGAENIACDREEGELYIIQEGLESTGCTLVFLILYYFGMASSLWWVVLTLTWFLAAGKKWGHEAIEAHSSYFHLAAWGVPAMKTIVILTMRKVAGDELTGLCYVGSMDVAALTGFVLIPLSCYLVIGTSFILTGFVALFHIRKIMKTGGTNTEKLEKLMVKIGVFSILYTVPATCVIVCYFYERLNVDYWTLRALEHGCLPFPGRRSTDCALDSSVPTVAIFMLKIFMSLVVGITSGVWVWSSKTLQTWQNLCNRKLGVRTRGKPCSGVTCTGAHCHYKAPAVVLHMTKTDPYLDNPTHV, encoded by the coding sequence ATGGCCGCGCCTGCCCTCCCCgccgggctgctgctgctgttggtggCGGCGGGCGGCTGGGCGCTGGAACTgctgggcggcggcggcggcgcttaCGAGGCGGCGGCGGGGTCGGAGCGCGGTGGCGGCGGGCGGTGCCAGGTCATCGCGATCCCCATGTGCCAGGGCATCGGCTACAACCTGACCCGCATGCCCAACCTGCTGGGACACGAGCACCAGGGCGAGGCGGCGCTGAAGCTGCACGAGTTCGCGCCGCTGGTGGCCTACGGCTGCCACGGTCACCTGCGCTTCTTCCTGTGCTCGCTCTACGCGCCCATGTGCACGGAGCAGGTGTCGGGCAGCATCCCGGCCTGCCGGCCCATGTGCGAGCAGGCGCGCCAGCGCTGCGCCCCCATCATGGAGCGCTTCCACTTCGGCTGGCCCGAGGCGCTGGACTGCGCCCGCCTGCCCACCAAGCACGACCCGCAGGCGCTGTGCATGGAGGCGCCCGAGAACGCCACGGGCGCCGGCACGCCCGAGCCCCCGCGCGGCCAGGGCATGCTCCCCGTAGCGCCGCGCCCCGCCCGGCCCCATGCCGAGGCCGCCGCCGAGGGCCGCCTGGGGGCCGCCGGGCCCTGCCCCAACCCCGACAAGTTCCAGTTCGTGGCCAAGAGCGCCTCGTGCGCGCCGCGCTGTTCCCCGGGCGTCGACGTGTACTGGGCGCGGCGCGACAAGGATTTCGCCTTCATCTGGATGGCCGTGTGGGCCACGCTCTGCTTCGCCTCCACCGCCTTCACCGTCCTCACTTTCCTGCTGGAGCCGCAGCGTTTCCAGTATCCTGAGCGCCCCATCATCTTCCTCTCCATGTGCTACAACGTCTATTCGGTGGCCTTCCTCATCCGCTCAGTGGCTGGCGCCGAGAACATCGCCTGCGACCGGGAGGAGGGTGAGCTCTACATCATCCAGGAGGGGTTGGAGAGCACCGGCTGCACCCTCGTCTTTCTCATCCTCTACTACTTTGGGATGGCCTCCTCCCTCTGGTGGGTGGTCCTCACCTTGACCTGGTTTCTGGCCGCTGGGAAGAAGTGGGGCCACGAGGCCATCGAGGCCCACAGCAGCTACTTCCACCTGGCGGCCTGGGGTGTCCCTGCCATGAAGACCATCGTCATCCTCACCATGAGGAAGGTGGCTGGGGATGAGCTGACTGGGCTCTGCTATGTGGGGAGCATGGATGTGGCTGCCCTGACGGGCTTTGTCCTCATCCCTCTGTCCTGCTACTTGGTTATCGGAACCTCCTTCATCCTGACGGGCTTCGTCGCCCTCTTCCACATCCGCAAGATCATGAAGACGGGGGGCACCAACACCGAGAAGCTGGAGAAACTGATGGTGAAGATCGGGGTCTTTTCCATTCTCTACACTGTCCCAGCCACCTGCGTCATTGTCTGCTACTTCTACGAGCGGCTGAACGTGGACTACTGGACCCTCCGGGCCTTGGAGCATGGGTGTCTGCCCTTTCCTGGGCGGCGCAGCACGGACTGTGCCTTGGATTCTTCTGTGCCCACCGTGGCCATCTTTATGCTGAAGATCTTCATGTCCTTGGTGGTGGGCATCACCAGTGGTGTTTGGGTGTGGAGCTCCAAGACTTTGCAGACCTGGCAGAACCTCTGCAACAGGAAACTGGGGGTGAGGACTAGAGGGAAGCCCTGCAGTGGGGTGACCTGCACCGGGGCACACTGCCACTACAAAGCGCCTGCCGTTGTGCTGCACATGACCAAGACAGACCCGTACCTGGACAACCCAACACATGTCTGA